GCGCTCGACGATGTCCTCGGCGAGACGCTTTTGGCGACGGTCGGACACGTTGCCCGTCAAGGTGACTTCGCCGCCTTGCACGTGTACGTCGATATCGGACGCGTCGAGCTCGTGGTGGTACGTCAACTCTTCGCTGACATCTTCGCGGATGCGTTCGTCACCGCGTTGGTAGTTCTTCGGTCCTTTGCCGTAGTGCGGGCCTTGACGCATGCTCGCGCCGCTCATGCCCATACTTTCCTCGGTCGGGCGGAACACGTACGTCGCGTCACCTTGGTAGCCCATCGCGCTCGAGTTGCGCATACCGCCGCTCATGCCCATACCGCTCATATTGCTGCCGCTCATGCCACGATCGCTTCCGTAGCGGTCGGAGTCGTAGCCGCGATCGTACGATGAGCCGTACGAAGACATGCCGCGGTCGTAGGACGAGCCGCCGGACATTCCGCTCATGCCGCTCGAGGACATGCCGCGGCCGTAGGACGAGCTGGACATTCCACGGTCGTCTCGCATGCCGCCGCTCATTCCCGAGCCGCTTCCCATGCCGCTCATGTTGCCCGTGCCGTACGAGGACATGCCTCGCCCAGAGCGGTCGTCGTAACGGTCGTCGTACCGTCCACTCATGCCCGAGCGATCCATACCACCCATGCTGCTCATGCCGGAGTTGCCCCCGGTTCCGGAGCCGTAGCGGTCGTCGTAGCGGTCGTCCATACGGCGCCCTTCGTCGCGTCCGCTCATGCCACGATCCATGTCCGAGTAGCGGCGACGATCTTGGGAGTCGCGGTCCATTTCTCGGTCTTCACGGTCGTACATTCGGTCGCGGTCGTTACGATACGTCATACGTCCTCCTCGAAAGCTTGTGAACCTAACGAGCGTGCGTTATAGGCCTGCTTTCTCAGTGAACGCCTCTCATACGAGAGCGGCATGCACCTTCAGTAAAGGCCCTCGTACCGCAGCCTTCATCTTCGGCGGGCAGCACCGGACGCCACTTCACTTCTTTGTATGCCCTGCCCGCTCAAGGCGCGTTCGCCGTGACCTGGGGCAGCACGTGGGCCGCGAACGTCTCGATGAAGCGCTCCTGATCTC
This genomic stretch from Deinococcus yavapaiensis KR-236 harbors:
- a CDS encoding BON domain-containing protein, with translation MTYRNDRDRMYDREDREMDRDSQDRRRYSDMDRGMSGRDEGRRMDDRYDDRYGSGTGGNSGMSSMGGMDRSGMSGRYDDRYDDRSGRGMSSYGTGNMSGMGSGSGMSGGMRDDRGMSSSSYGRGMSSSGMSGMSGGSSYDRGMSSYGSSYDRGYDSDRYGSDRGMSGSNMSGMGMSGGMRNSSAMGYQGDATYVFRPTEESMGMSGASMRQGPHYGKGPKNYQRGDERIREDVSEELTYHHELDASDIDVHVQGGEVTLTGNVSDRRQKRLAEDIVERVRGVRDVHNQLRVQSSGMTGMTGTTGMSGTSGTTGTSGTMGANESTMGSSSRMSGSPSGSTSTSGMSSTGTTSTSGGSSDTTTGNTQR